From the genome of Henningerozyma blattae CBS 6284 chromosome 8, complete genome:
aatcCGGAAGATTTCCtaaatgaatatatcaCATGATTGaacaaaaatttcttgaaaaacaaaaaataatggttCCTAGCGGGATCGAACCGCTGATCCCCGCGTTATTAGCACGATGCCTTAACCAACTGGGCCAAGGAACCAAGATTTCGTTgatttttaaagttttaataGGAAACACGAGACCTTGGGAAAACAAGCAAAAGATTTTCATTTAGCTAATGTAGATTGGACgtatttttgttattacaaataaacattaatagaaaagatagattataaaacaattatgtaaatatcttttattttccaaagatACTCTGATGATAATTGGAAATGAACGTTAATTAAACTTTAGGGACATGGCTGCCCAACATAGCGGAGTGTTTTCTCTTAAGAATTTCCCAGAAGCTTAGTGAAAACAGCAGCTCTATTTTACAAGCTTATTGGATTAACTAAACTCAAAATCCGAGGGTCTGACTTACAATCTAACATTATACGATGATGTGTGTAGGGATAGCAATTCTATTTCAAAACTATGGAAATGTTGAcaagaataattcttcaaatatgtCACCTAAAACTGCCTCTCAAACAATCTCAATGTTAGGCGTTTGAAAAGGAACAACAAATATGCTTATTCTTAGACGTTAAGTCTAATTTATCTATAATTGACATGTGGAAATCTTTTAACTCCGGCCCGTTTGCCATTTCCGTGTTATTCTATCTGGgtagtaataatacaataatTAAGGTAGagtcattaaaaaaataaaaaaaaaaataaaactatttaTACTAGCATGAAATAAGATATAGAGACATTCTACAAACATTAAAagcaaaatattaaaagaatatacTATGTTACGTATATTAGTTCCTATCAAAAGAGTGTTAGACCCTCAATTACTCCCACGTATTAATGCTGCTAAAAAGGGATTtgaattttccaaaaatgataaatttagTATTAATCCATTCGATGATATAGCCGTTGaagaatcattattattacgcACTAAATACAAGGATTTGATTGAATCGATCCAAGTTGTTGCTATTGGGTCTATGGAAAATAACAAAGATATCTTAAGAAACTCTATTGCAAAAGGTGTTGATAAAGCAATTTTGGTTCCCACCAAGGAATCAGCAGGTGACGATATTAGTATATTGAATGAATGTAAGATTCTTGAGAAAGTTATTGAAAAGACGAACAGCAATTTAGTCTTAATGGGGAAGCAAGATATCGATAAAGACAGTGGTATCAAAGGTGGTATTTTAGGTGGTTTATTGAATTGGCCATTAGCAAGTAACGCCGCTAAGGTTACACCAAGTGATAATGGTAAAATTGTGGTAGAAAGAGAAACAGATAATGGCCAATCTACAGTAGAAATGTCTTTACCAGGGATTATAACTACCGATCTAAGATTGAATGTTCCACGTTACGTAAGTCTTTCCAAATTAATGAAAGCAAAGAAGAAGCCAATCGATAGTCTTGAAGTTGCTTTATCTGATGAACATACTGATAACggtaaaattgaaattttacaaGTTGAAGAAGCTATCCATGAGCGTAAATGCGAAAAAGTTAAAGATGTAGATGAATTGCTAAGTAAATTGAGTGAAACCATTAGTTCCACCAAAGCAGCAGCCTAAAACTACATACGTATATAAACTTATCCTAGACGTATTCTTGATATCTATATCAACGGTTGTCATTCCAACAGTTGCACtagtataatatattctatatAGAAAACCCACACATAAACACACAAACATCTATTATGCTGTTAATGCATTTTCTGGGATTAGATGATATAATAGTATCATTGTACCAATTCTGAGACACAATGGTGATCACTATATATATCGCATATACGGCAGTTCcgttttatcttttttactTGGTTTcttttgttaatttttttccaattgtaatttttgCAGTTTCATGCTCCAAACTTTCTCCCAAATCAAATACTCATCCTGTATCTTATTTTTAGTGTCCTTGATATGTGCAAACTCCTTAATATCCCCATCATAAGATGCCACAAATACAACCTCACTGGATCTGATCACTCTTAATCCATGGGTATTTGAGACCATCACATTGCCTGCTTTATCAAACCCGTCTAGGCTCCCACAAATCGAGTCACCCTCGACAGTAAGCACCAACACGGGTTGTTCTAGCAGATCTTTCAGCAGAGACATATTTTCGTAGTAGCGTCCTTATATACGGCGATTATTTTAGTTTAATATATCATTAGcattcttttttcatttaattaaaatatttctactAATTTGACAAACATTGAATTCCATTCCGACGCGAGAGATCCAAAAAAAGGGTTTCTCTAATTTCAGACTATATAAACAATGCTCATCACATTTTCCAGGCAACAGCATCAAGATATAACTGAAAAATACCGATCACTACCCCTATTATTACCTAATAAATGAACTTACAAAAGATACTTCAATTAGTTCCCATTACTAAGACATCATTTGTCTCGAAACTTCCCTCAGCCGCCCCAGTTGCTGGCAGAGTTACTTTTGGAGGCACCCTACTGGCTCAAAGCTTATGGGCTGCTTTGAAAACACATTCAGGAATGGTTCCAGTGTCTTTGCAAACATATTTCATTTCTGGGGGAGATCCCAACTTATGCACAGAATATTCTGTCACTACTCTAAGAAAAGGTGGAAGTCACATTCATGCGCAAATATCTGCTACCCAGAAGTCAAAGCTAGTTGCCACTTCAGTCGTGTTGTTGGCGAAAGAGGCTTCATATGACAAAACTCATTCTCTAGCAAAGACAATATTACCAGATAAGTCTCAGTTCCAAAAGGCCCACCAACTGGTTCCACTACATCCTGATATTTCCGGTATAGTGGCTAGTAAATTGgttacaaattttaaatcagGCCCCTTAGACTACCAATTCCCACCTTCCATGTTCACTGGTGTTCATCCAAAGGGTATTTCTCCCAAGGAATTGCAGTATTATGTGAAAGTAAGAGATTCctctgaagaagatgaaactGCATTTAAATACGTTGCATTAACATATTTCAGTGATTCATATTGTCTCTTAACCTTGCCTTGGTTCAAGAACAGACTACTATATTCTCACAAGTTTAGTACATCGCTGGATCATACTATTCATTACTATGCTGTGCCAAAGATAAATGAGGACATTCTTTTAAAGATAAGATTGATAGAATCTGATGCTCAAAATAGACACATGCTCAGAGCAGACTATTTTGATTCAAATGGTGAGCAGATTGCAAGCATAAGCCAGCAAGGACTAGTAGTATTTCCAGAGATCAAAGACTCAAAACTATAGTGATTTATACTTAATATCTACATTACAATGTCTacatattaatattgacagatacaatatttaatacatctttgtaaatattcatgttacatattttatttcgCCCTATTTTATGATCTTGCTAGggtattttttattgacaATTATCGATGACTCAATTTATCGTGAAACTTTTCTCGTTATTGCACAAGCTTGAAAATTCAGCGATTCCGGCAGAGTCCTTTCGGAATATCTAGGTATATTTGAGTTAAGTattaaagagaaaaatCATTGAAACTTATTGATGTATAATGTTGGGAGGTCATTTCTAAAGAAACAAGTTATCAACTAAACTAGTAGAGTAacaaagaataataatatgttaCGCAATCATAGAGCTTTCTCTACCGCAGCCCGTTTAGCCAAAGATGCTAAGGCTCTTAACcaattttcaaaagtaGTCACTCAGGGGAAAGATCAAGCCGCTTCTCAAGCTATGTTATATGCCACTGGGtttaaatcaaatgatATGAATAAACCACAAGTCGGTGTTGGTTCCTGTTGGTGGTCTGGTAATCCTTGCAATATGCATTTATtggatttaaataatagatgTGCAGAATCAGTTAATAAAGCCGATTTAAAGGCAATGCAATTCAATTCGATTGGTGTTTCTGATGGTATTTCCATGGGTACCAAAGGTATGAGATACTCCTTACAATCTCGTGAAATCATTGCCGATTCCTTTGAAACTATCATGATGGCTCAACATTATGATGCAAACATTTCTATTCCAGCTTGTGATAAGAACATGCCCGGTGTCATGATGGCAATGGCCCGTCATAATAGACCTTCCATTGTTATTTATGGTGGTTCAATCTTACCAGGTCATCCAACTTGTggttcaaataatattccaaaagatattgatattgtATCAGCCTTCCAATCTTACGgtcaatatatttcaaaacaattaaatgaaactGAAAGACAGGATGTGGTAGAACACGCTTGCCCTGGCCCAGGTGCATGTGGTGGTATGTATACTGCTAACACAATGGGTTCAGCTGCTGAAGTCTTGGGTCTAACTTTGCCAAActcttcatcatcaccaGCTGTTTCACAAGCTAAGATGGATGAATGTGATAACATTGGTCAGGCTATTAAGAAAACATTGGAATTAAATCTCTTACCTCGTGATATCTTAACTAAACAAGCTTTTGAAAACGCAATTACTTATGCCATTGCTACTGGTGGGTCCACTAATAGTGTTTTACATTTAATTGCTATTGCCCATTCTGCCGGTATTAAAATCACACCAGATGATTTCCAAAGAATCAGTGATAAGACTCCATTATTAGGTGATTTCAAACCATCTGGAAAATATGTAATGGCTGATTTAGTTAATGTTGGTGGTACTCAAGCagttattaaattcttataTGAGAATGGATTCCTATATGGTGATGCTTTAACTGTTACCGGTGAAACATTAGCAGAAAGAGCAAAAAAGGCTAAGGGTTTACCAGAAGGTCAAGATATCATTAGATCAATTGATAACCCAATCAAATCGAATGGTCatttacaaattttatatGGTTCTTTAGCACCAGGTGGTTCAGTTGGTAAAATTACTGGTAAGGAAGGTACTATCTTCAAAGGTCGTGCAAGAGtttttgaagatgaagaatcaTTTATTCATGCAATCGAAAGAGGTGAAATCAAAAAAGGTGAAAAGACAGcagttattattagatacGAAGGTCCAAAGGGTGGCCCTGGTATGCCTGAAATGTTAAAGCCTTCATCTACTTTAATGGGCTATGGTTTAGGTAAAGATTGTGCCTTATTAACTGATGGTAGATTCTCTGGCGGTTCTCATGGTTTCTTAATCGGTCATATTGTACCAGAAGCTGCTGAAGGTGGCCCAATCGGTTTGGTTAAGGATGGTGATGAAATCATTATTGATTCAGAAAACAATAAGATCGATTTGTTAGTTTCCGAAGATGAAATGGCTCTACGTAAATCTGAATGGACTCCTCCTCCACCACGTTATACTAGAGGTACCTTATCTAAGTACTCTAAATTAGTTTCCGATGCCTCCCATGGTTGTGTCACTGACaattaattgatgaattatcCGTAATGAACTATTTTTCATGAGCTTATCCATGTGTCCTCattcttatttatttattcctTGTTGGTCTCTCATTTAAGCTAAAGATCATTATGAACTCAACtcttcatatatatatttatatattctatttatttGTCCATCTGAATGGATCAGGCATTGATTTTAGGAACAGTCATGCTCgtatatattcaattttataaattctaacgtcatatttattatattttttgtttaaaatttacaaCTCTTAAAACTTGGATACGTATAGAATTCTTCATAGCTCATCGATTTTACCGAATTTTGAAAAGTGAAAttttagtaaaaaaaaatatttagtttaaatgaaaaaaaaaataatatcatcagaatatattgataaataatacataACAATCCATATATCAACCTCAATTTTTAGGTAATAATGCCAAAATTAACTCCAGTAGCCACATTTATTGGGGCTAACAAACAAACTCAAGTGAGTGATTTTTGCTCATCTCAAAACCTAGTAGCATTTGGTGCTTCAAACACAATAGCTTTATGGAATCCCTTAGATCCATCATATAAAGGTGTTTACGCCACTCTTAAGGGCCATCAAGCTGATGTAACATGTGTTAGATTGATTCCAGATTCTAACTTCATGGTATCTACTTCGGAAGATCATCATGTCAAACTCTGGAAGTTTAGTCAAAATGACAAAACTTGGGATTGTGTTCAAAGCTTGACAAAATATACCTCTACAATAGTTAGTTTGGCTgtgttgaaaaatttaatagtCATTGGTTGCGCTGATGGTAATGTATCCATTTGGGtattaaatgaagataatgaggaagaatatttaaaattaggTAACGAATTTATTGTTCAAAAAGGATTTTTCCCTCTTTCGATGactttatcaaatattatcGATGATAAATATCTCTTGGCTATTGGTGGTTCaagtattaatatatttgtttattcttttattctACCTAAAGATTTGTCAACCGTGCAGGAGTGTATTAAGGTTGCTACATTGGAAGGGCATGAAGATTGGGTCAAAGCACTATCCTTCCGTTATCAAGAAACACCAGGtgattatttattagcTTCTGGTTCTCAAGATAGATATATCAGACTATGGAGAATTCgtattaatgatttaattgataattcagACGAAGAtgaaacaaaattaaatctattaaaCAATAAACAATATAAATTCCAAATTGGTACAGATTTGAAAGTTgctattaattttgaagcTTTGATTATGGGCCATGATGATTGGATTTCTTCATTACAATGGCACtctaaaaaattacaattattagCATCGACTGCCGACACTGCAGTTATGGTCTGGGAACCTGATGAAGTATCTGGTATTTGGGTTTGTGGGTTGAGACTAGGTGAAATGTCATCAAAAGGTGCATCTACAGCTACTGGTTCCTCAGGTGGATTTTGGACTTGTTTATGGTTCGAGTGTGATggtaaagaatatattctaaCAAATGGTA
Proteins encoded in this window:
- the CIR1 gene encoding Cir1p (similar to Saccharomyces cerevisiae YGR207C; ancestral locus Anc_5.126) translates to MLRILVPIKRVLDPQLLPRINAAKKGFEFSKNDKFSINPFDDIAVEESLLLRTKYKDLIESIQVVAIGSMENNKDILRNSIAKGVDKAILVPTKESAGDDISILNECKILEKVIEKTNSNLVLMGKQDIDKDSGIKGGILGGLLNWPLASNAAKVTPSDNGKIVVERETDNGQSTVEMSLPGIITTDLRLNVPRYVSLSKLMKAKKKPIDSLEVALSDEHTDNGKIEILQVEEAIHERKCEKVKDVDELLSKLSETISSTKAAA
- the LSM8 gene encoding U4/U6-U5 snRNP complex subunit LSM8 (similar to Saccharomyces cerevisiae LSM8 (YJR022W); ancestral locus Anc_5.130), with protein sequence MSLLKDLLEQPVLVLTVEGDSICGSLDGFDKAGNVMVSNTHGLRVIRSSEVVFVASYDGDIKEFAHIKDTKNKIQDEYLIWEKVWSMKLQKLQLEKN
- the TES1 gene encoding palmitoyl-CoA hydrolase (similar to Saccharomyces cerevisiae TES1 (YJR019C); ancestral locus Anc_5.133), which produces MNLQKILQLVPITKTSFVSKLPSAAPVAGRVTFGGTLLAQSLWAALKTHSGMVPVSLQTYFISGGDPNLCTEYSVTTLRKGGSHIHAQISATQKSKLVATSVVLLAKEASYDKTHSLAKTILPDKSQFQKAHQLVPLHPDISGIVASKLVTNFKSGPLDYQFPPSMFTGVHPKGISPKELQYYVKVRDSSEEDETAFKYVALTYFSDSYCLLTLPWFKNRLLYSHKFSTSLDHTIHYYAVPKINEDILLKIRLIESDAQNRHMLRADYFDSNGEQIASISQQGLVVFPEIKDSKL
- the ILV3 gene encoding dihydroxy-acid dehydratase ILV3 (similar to Saccharomyces cerevisiae ILV3 (YJR016C); ancestral locus Anc_5.138); amino-acid sequence: MLRNHRAFSTAARLAKDAKALNQFSKVVTQGKDQAASQAMLYATGFKSNDMNKPQVGVGSCWWSGNPCNMHLLDLNNRCAESVNKADLKAMQFNSIGVSDGISMGTKGMRYSLQSREIIADSFETIMMAQHYDANISIPACDKNMPGVMMAMARHNRPSIVIYGGSILPGHPTCGSNNIPKDIDIVSAFQSYGQYISKQLNETERQDVVEHACPGPGACGGMYTANTMGSAAEVLGLTLPNSSSSPAVSQAKMDECDNIGQAIKKTLELNLLPRDILTKQAFENAITYAIATGGSTNSVLHLIAIAHSAGIKITPDDFQRISDKTPLLGDFKPSGKYVMADLVNVGGTQAVIKFLYENGFLYGDALTVTGETLAERAKKAKGLPEGQDIIRSIDNPIKSNGHLQILYGSLAPGGSVGKITGKEGTIFKGRARVFEDEESFIHAIERGEIKKGEKTAVIIRYEGPKGGPGMPEMLKPSSTLMGYGLGKDCALLTDGRFSGGSHGFLIGHIVPEAAEGGPIGLVKDGDEIIIDSENNKIDLLVSEDEMALRKSEWTPPPPRYTRGTLSKYSKLVSDASHGCVTDN